In Gemmatimonadaceae bacterium, the following are encoded in one genomic region:
- a CDS encoding nucleotidyltransferase family protein: MDAGPADAGALGEGRDDLMGTCKAVILARGLGTRMRREDTAARLDAAQAQVAAGGVKAMIPIGRPFLDHAMTGLADAGITDVCLVIGPEHAAIRTYYDALTLRRIRVHYAIQPTPDGTAGAVAAAEPFADGETVLVMNGDNYYPVVACRALADAGGSGVVGFGLQGLIANSNIPAERVRQFALLQRDADGFLTGIVEKPDEATYAALVDHSLVSMNLWSFSPVIYEACRRVQPSVRGELELQDAVRIAMGALGERFRVVESDAGVLDLSTRGDIESVAAVLRDRPVDL, from the coding sequence GTGGACGCCGGACCCGCGGATGCCGGGGCGCTGGGTGAGGGACGTGACGACCTGATGGGAACATGCAAAGCCGTGATCCTGGCCCGCGGGCTGGGCACCCGCATGCGACGCGAGGACACTGCGGCGCGACTCGATGCGGCGCAGGCGCAGGTGGCGGCCGGTGGTGTGAAGGCGATGATCCCGATCGGGCGCCCGTTCCTCGACCATGCGATGACGGGACTCGCCGACGCGGGCATCACCGATGTGTGCCTCGTCATCGGCCCGGAGCACGCCGCGATCCGCACGTACTACGATGCGCTGACGCTCCGGCGCATCCGCGTGCACTACGCCATCCAGCCCACGCCCGATGGCACCGCCGGCGCCGTTGCGGCGGCCGAGCCGTTCGCGGACGGGGAGACGGTGCTGGTGATGAACGGCGACAACTACTATCCCGTGGTGGCGTGCCGCGCACTGGCCGACGCGGGCGGGTCGGGGGTGGTCGGGTTCGGGCTGCAGGGGCTGATCGCCAACAGCAACATCCCGGCGGAGCGGGTGCGGCAGTTCGCCCTGCTGCAGCGCGATGCCGACGGGTTCCTGACCGGCATCGTCGAGAAGCCGGACGAGGCCACGTACGCGGCGCTCGTCGATCACTCGCTGGTGAGCATGAACCTCTGGTCCTTCTCGCCCGTGATCTACGAGGCGTGCCGCCGGGTGCAGCCCAGTGTCCGCGGTGAACTGGAGCTGCAGGACGCGGTGCGGATCGCGATGGGCGCGCTCGGCGAGCGATTCCGGGTGGTGGAGAGTGATGCCGGTGTGCTCGACCTGTCCACGCGCGGTGACATCGAGAGCGTGGCCGCCGTGCTGCGGGACCGCCCGGTGGATCTCTGA
- a CDS encoding response regulator, translated as MTSISTAARPETAASASSGSGVIAPLPPGGRAWIGVGVYATLLIVWTWLNGGGRTVFDSAVGTMAFLPLNVAAAYFLFRASTNSTYDTGERRGFRLLAGMYVLTAVGNFWWSVEEALFALDPAYSWANLFYIASYIAGMLAVRRFPADSHGVDQTRKRILDVASVVISLSVLTWTFVLEPIRWDATDPLHLAVRLSYPASCILLMAFMARLVLRQATNERYNDISVIAVAVMVQCTLDLILELDYSNQVTQLTSIAAAICPGVYVAVVWASQRAVHRTERAVDRRDGISLIPVSLLPTISSVSVYIVLIWAAQSDRREPLGILVVAALTLNLLFLLRQTIAVRENALMVAQRADAESRARYEERAREGQKLEAVGRLAGGIAHDFNNLLTTVLANSDFALTRLRPGDVAHDEVSDIRSAAVRGSELIRQLLAFSRKSVSAPVRLHPDLVLREIERLLQRLAGDDCRLLLDLPPHLGMITADRGQLEQVIANLVTNARDAMPAGGPILISGRNVALEEPTASSLVLPPGEYVALSVSDTGVGIAADVRGHIFEPFFSTKPRGKGTGLGLASSYGIIRQGNGGIEVESEPGKGSRFTLYLPRVAGEPASHLPSAVTVPTVTESQPARTETILLVEDETAVRQVARRMLLAEGYHVFTAGDANAARAQFALHGDGIDLMVTDIMMPGESGIELAAYIRQRWPQVAVLFISGYSDAELPDGSRAGVRDNLVQKPFTSAELLKRIDGALERRRTAAVP; from the coding sequence GTGACCAGCATCAGCACCGCCGCCCGCCCGGAGACCGCCGCGAGCGCCAGCTCCGGCAGCGGCGTGATCGCGCCGCTGCCCCCCGGCGGTCGGGCCTGGATCGGTGTCGGTGTCTACGCGACGCTGCTCATCGTGTGGACCTGGCTCAATGGCGGCGGCAGGACGGTGTTCGACTCCGCGGTCGGCACCATGGCGTTCCTGCCGCTCAACGTCGCGGCCGCGTACTTCCTGTTCCGGGCCAGCACCAACAGCACGTACGACACCGGGGAACGCCGGGGCTTCCGCCTGCTCGCCGGCATGTACGTGCTCACCGCCGTCGGCAACTTCTGGTGGTCGGTCGAGGAGGCCCTCTTCGCGCTCGACCCCGCCTACTCGTGGGCGAACCTGTTCTACATCGCGTCCTACATCGCCGGCATGCTCGCCGTGCGCCGGTTCCCGGCGGACAGCCACGGGGTCGACCAGACGCGCAAGCGGATCCTCGACGTCGCGAGCGTGGTGATCTCGCTCAGCGTGTTGACGTGGACCTTCGTGCTGGAACCCATCCGCTGGGATGCCACTGATCCGCTCCACCTCGCGGTGCGGCTGTCGTATCCTGCCTCCTGCATCCTGCTGATGGCCTTCATGGCGCGCCTGGTGCTCCGGCAGGCCACCAACGAGCGCTACAACGACATCTCCGTCATCGCAGTCGCCGTGATGGTGCAGTGCACCCTGGACCTGATCCTGGAGCTCGACTACAGCAACCAGGTCACCCAGCTCACGTCGATTGCCGCCGCCATCTGCCCCGGCGTGTACGTGGCGGTCGTCTGGGCCAGCCAGCGGGCCGTGCACCGGACCGAGCGAGCGGTCGACCGGCGCGATGGGATCAGCCTCATCCCGGTGTCGCTCCTGCCCACGATCAGCAGCGTGTCGGTGTACATCGTGCTGATCTGGGCCGCACAGTCCGACCGCCGCGAACCGCTCGGCATCCTCGTCGTCGCGGCACTCACGCTCAACCTGCTGTTCCTGCTGCGGCAGACCATCGCCGTGCGCGAGAACGCGCTGATGGTGGCCCAGCGGGCGGACGCCGAGAGCCGCGCGCGGTACGAGGAGCGGGCACGCGAGGGGCAGAAGCTGGAGGCGGTGGGGCGCCTGGCTGGTGGGATCGCCCACGACTTCAACAACCTGCTCACCACCGTGCTCGCGAACAGCGACTTCGCCCTCACCCGGCTCCGGCCCGGTGACGTGGCCCACGACGAAGTGAGCGACATCCGCAGCGCGGCGGTGCGCGGGTCGGAGCTCATCCGCCAGCTCCTCGCGTTCAGCCGCAAGTCGGTGTCGGCACCGGTGCGCCTGCATCCCGACCTGGTGCTGCGCGAGATCGAGCGCCTGCTGCAGCGGCTCGCCGGCGACGACTGCCGGCTCCTGCTGGACCTCCCGCCGCACCTCGGCATGATCACCGCCGATCGCGGCCAGCTCGAGCAGGTGATCGCGAACCTCGTCACCAATGCCCGCGACGCGATGCCGGCGGGCGGGCCGATCCTGATCAGCGGCCGCAATGTCGCGCTGGAGGAACCCACCGCCAGTTCCCTCGTGCTCCCGCCGGGCGAGTACGTCGCCCTCTCCGTCTCCGACACTGGGGTCGGCATCGCGGCCGACGTGCGCGGACACATCTTCGAGCCGTTCTTTTCGACCAAGCCACGCGGCAAGGGGACAGGCCTGGGCCTCGCCAGCAGCTACGGCATCATCCGGCAGGGCAACGGTGGCATCGAGGTGGAGAGTGAACCCGGGAAAGGGTCGCGCTTCACGCTCTACCTGCCCCGCGTGGCGGGCGAACCCGCCAGCCACCTGCCATCGGCCGTCACCGTGCCGACCGTCACCGAGTCACAGCCGGCACGCACGGAAACGATCCTCCTCGTGGAGGACGAGACGGCGGTGCGGCAGGTGGCGCGCCGCATGCTGCTCGCCGAGGGGTACCATGTGTTCACGGCCGGCGATGCGAACGCGGCACGCGCACAGTTCGCGCTGCACGGCGACGGCATCGACCTGATGGTCACCGACATCATGATGCCCGGCGAGTCGGGCATCGAGCTCGCGGCGTACATCCGGCAGCGCTGGCCGCAGGTGGCGGTGCTCTTCATCTCCGGCTACTCCGATGCCGAGCTGCCGGACGGCTCACGTGCCGGCGTGCGCGACAACCTGGTGCAGAAGCCGTTCACGTCGGCCGAGCTGCTGAAGCGCATCGACGGGGCACTCGAGCGACGCCGCACGGCCGCCGTGCCCTGA
- a CDS encoding TIGR04076 family protein has translation MPPAPDSAADAPRDAFTLFDLRVEVVAGDRPMVCDHPAGAWFAVIGEMLHFPDGQGFPLYPLAALLPLLPAKQRPTHPHDWMTTDAEIACPDPHCGGRFRISRTGTTTFRHGEVTRVPLPTEQDGTA, from the coding sequence ATGCCGCCAGCCCCCGACTCCGCCGCCGACGCACCGCGCGATGCGTTCACCCTCTTCGACCTGCGCGTCGAGGTCGTCGCCGGCGACCGGCCGATGGTCTGCGATCACCCCGCCGGCGCGTGGTTCGCGGTGATCGGCGAGATGCTGCACTTCCCCGACGGCCAGGGCTTTCCGCTCTACCCGCTGGCCGCGCTGCTGCCCCTGCTGCCGGCAAAGCAGCGGCCCACCCACCCGCACGACTGGATGACGACCGACGCCGAGATCGCCTGTCCGGATCCCCACTGCGGCGGGCGGTTCCGCATCTCACGCACCGGGACCACCACCTTCCGCCACGGCGAGGTGACGAGGGTGCCGCTGCCGACGGAGCAGGACGGCACCGCGTGA
- a CDS encoding aldo/keto reductase yields the protein MSAPVGVRLAPDYAIPRLVKGGWQLAGGHGTIDATAALADMTAFADAGITAFDCADIYTGVEELIGRFLRHWRNIRGSDAPPIRVHTKCVPDLDLLPRLTRADIARIVDRSLQRLGQDRLDLVQFHWWDYDAPGVVDAALHLRDLQRSGKIHHLGATNFDTPHLTALLDAGVPIVSHQVQVSLLDGRALRAMGALARERGVGLLAYGALAGGFLHERWLGAADPPAPLENRSLVKYRLIIEESGGWDRFQSLLRTLHAIARAHDTTIGAVALQQVLRQAPVAAAIVGARSTAHLGPTLRALTLELSAEEQAQVDALVAAAPGPAGDVYTLEREKGGRHAAIMRYNLNTT from the coding sequence GTGAGCGCGCCGGTCGGAGTGCGCCTCGCACCGGACTACGCCATCCCGCGCCTGGTCAAGGGTGGCTGGCAGCTGGCCGGTGGGCACGGCACCATCGACGCGACCGCTGCCCTCGCCGACATGACGGCGTTCGCGGACGCCGGCATCACCGCCTTCGACTGCGCCGACATCTACACCGGCGTCGAGGAGCTGATCGGCCGGTTCCTCCGTCACTGGCGCAACATCCGCGGCAGCGACGCCCCACCGATTCGCGTGCACACGAAGTGCGTGCCGGACCTCGACCTGCTGCCGCGGCTCACCCGCGCCGACATCGCGCGCATCGTCGACCGGTCGCTCCAGCGGCTCGGGCAGGACCGGCTGGACCTGGTCCAGTTCCACTGGTGGGACTACGACGCACCCGGCGTGGTGGACGCGGCGCTCCACCTCCGCGACCTGCAGCGCTCGGGCAAGATCCATCACCTCGGCGCCACCAACTTCGACACGCCACACCTCACGGCGCTGCTCGACGCGGGGGTGCCGATCGTGTCGCACCAGGTGCAGGTGTCACTGCTCGACGGGCGTGCGCTGCGCGCGATGGGCGCGCTGGCACGCGAGCGGGGGGTGGGGTTGCTGGCCTACGGAGCGCTGGCTGGCGGATTCCTGCACGAGCGATGGCTGGGTGCCGCCGATCCACCGGCGCCGCTGGAGAACCGCTCGCTGGTGAAGTACCGCCTGATCATCGAGGAGTCAGGCGGGTGGGACCGGTTCCAGTCGCTGCTGCGCACGCTCCACGCCATCGCTCGGGCGCACGACACGACCATCGGCGCGGTCGCGCTGCAGCAGGTGCTGCGACAGGCGCCGGTTGCGGCTGCCATCGTGGGGGCACGTTCGACGGCGCACCTCGGCCCCACCCTGCGGGCACTCACCCTCGAGCTCTCCGCGGAGGAGCAGGCGCAGGTGGACGCGCTGGTGGCCGCCGCACCCGGCCCCGCCGGCGACGTCTACACGCTGGAGCGCGAGAAGGGCGGCCGGCACGCCGCCATCATGCGCTACAACCTCAACACCACCTGA
- a CDS encoding aminopeptidase P family protein, whose product MTCPSPRRLAPLLTLLTPLLVTAAGCHATSGGGSAPAPAPVAMRPAVAAAMPTLLPWSQQIAVRERWLVQRHALLLPMMRRHGIGMWIVVNEEFHDDPLAQYVAPPRPYTGNRDIFVFIDGGDQGLKKYAITGYTEENLARFFDAPTAEPRPAGPTLRALHETWKPKTIGLGIMGRRGQTRSLGWDAYQFIADAVGPEGAARFTSASDLIEEYLDTRLPDEMEHYRTAVAVTEAIVRHALSPAVIVPGVTTVGDVRRHLYDALWTAGVRTWFQPDLRVQRAGGDIATSRGFLAVAPEGTVIEPGDLVHIDFGISYMGFDTDWQKMAYVLKPGESDAPAGLQRALANTNTLQDALMLRQARPGLTGGAVFRGTMAEMKERGIEAMVYSHPIGTQGHGLGAGIDFRAANRSDTTALNSRLRLGSYISIELNTATAVPEWGGKKVFVMMEDDAYLTPEGFRFFRPRQEAFYLIPSTTRALVP is encoded by the coding sequence ATGACCTGCCCGTCTCCCCGCCGCCTGGCGCCGCTGCTGACCCTGCTCACGCCGCTGCTGGTGACCGCCGCCGGCTGCCACGCGACGAGTGGGGGGGGCAGCGCGCCGGCACCGGCGCCCGTCGCGATGCGCCCGGCCGTCGCCGCTGCGATGCCCACGCTCCTGCCATGGTCGCAGCAGATCGCGGTGCGTGAGCGGTGGCTGGTGCAGCGGCATGCGCTGCTCCTGCCGATGATGCGCCGGCACGGCATCGGCATGTGGATCGTCGTGAACGAGGAGTTCCACGACGACCCTCTCGCGCAGTACGTCGCACCGCCGCGTCCCTACACGGGCAACCGCGACATCTTCGTGTTCATCGATGGCGGCGACCAGGGGCTGAAGAAGTACGCCATCACCGGCTACACCGAGGAGAACCTGGCGCGCTTCTTCGACGCGCCGACCGCGGAGCCGCGACCCGCCGGACCCACCCTGCGGGCGCTGCACGAGACGTGGAAGCCGAAGACGATCGGGCTCGGCATCATGGGCCGCCGCGGCCAGACGCGATCGCTGGGCTGGGATGCGTACCAGTTCATCGCCGACGCCGTCGGGCCGGAGGGCGCGGCCCGGTTCACCAGCGCCTCGGACCTGATCGAGGAGTACCTGGACACGCGGCTGCCCGACGAGATGGAGCACTACCGGACGGCGGTGGCCGTGACCGAGGCGATCGTGCGCCACGCTTTGTCCCCGGCGGTGATCGTGCCGGGCGTGACGACCGTCGGCGACGTGCGCCGGCACCTCTACGACGCCCTCTGGACGGCGGGGGTGCGCACCTGGTTCCAGCCCGACCTGCGCGTGCAGCGCGCGGGCGGTGACATCGCGACGTCGCGCGGATTCCTGGCCGTGGCCCCCGAAGGCACCGTCATCGAACCGGGTGACCTGGTGCACATCGACTTCGGCATCAGCTACATGGGCTTCGACACCGACTGGCAGAAGATGGCCTACGTGCTGAAGCCCGGCGAGTCCGACGCGCCGGCCGGCCTGCAGCGCGCGCTGGCGAACACCAACACCCTGCAGGACGCCCTGATGCTGCGCCAGGCGCGCCCGGGACTCACGGGCGGCGCCGTGTTCCGTGGCACGATGGCCGAGATGAAGGAACGGGGCATCGAGGCGATGGTCTACTCGCATCCCATCGGCACGCAGGGGCATGGGCTCGGGGCGGGGATCGATTTCCGCGCCGCGAACCGCAGCGACACCACCGCCCTGAACAGCCGCCTGCGCCTCGGCTCCTACATCTCCATCGAGCTCAACACCGCCACGGCGGTGCCCGAGTGGGGCGGGAAGAAGGTGTTCGTGATGATGGAGGACGACGCCTACCTCACCCCGGAGGGGTTCCGCTTCTTCCGTCCGCGGCAGGAGGCGTTCTACCTCATTCCATCCACCACCCGCGCGCTGGTGCCGTGA
- a CDS encoding Hsp20/alpha crystallin family protein, with the protein MFAGNLNTVLDRLMTASQVLDDVAARAPITPADGRTRTQLWMPPVDIYETDGAFILETDLPGVLQEQVDIQFDRNTLTISGTRAATLPSREKNSELRVFSAERLSGNFARSVRLPEHVDVERIEATFDQGVLKVTIPKSTAAMPRKIAVTAPVAQREVHG; encoded by the coding sequence ATGTTCGCTGGAAACCTGAACACCGTGCTGGATCGCCTGATGACTGCGAGCCAGGTGCTGGATGACGTCGCCGCGCGCGCGCCGATCACGCCGGCCGATGGCCGCACGCGCACGCAGCTCTGGATGCCGCCGGTGGACATCTACGAGACCGACGGCGCCTTCATCCTCGAGACCGACCTGCCCGGCGTGCTGCAGGAGCAGGTGGACATCCAGTTCGACCGCAACACCCTCACCATCAGCGGCACCCGCGCGGCCACGCTGCCCAGCCGCGAGAAGAACTCGGAGCTGCGCGTCTTCAGCGCCGAACGCCTGAGCGGCAACTTCGCCCGGTCGGTGCGCCTCCCCGAGCACGTCGACGTGGAGCGGATCGAAGCCACCTTCGATCAGGGCGTGCTGAAGGTGACGATCCCGAAGTCCACGGCGGCCATGCCGCGCAAGATCGCGGTCACGGCCCCGGTGGCGCAGCGCGAGGTGCACGGCTGA
- a CDS encoding SDR family oxidoreductase, producing MPDVPTPTGAAVPPDFAARAREVADLLEAIAADRSVLAQLPSADRTRLLHAAGEVSRPDALARRRLVKATRSQRKAERTQRSESVLQDTGIRKGRRDEVFVTPRLFAPAGFVQETVEEEPDLLHAHETLNCYVCKRDYTELHHFYDQLCPACAAFNFAKRTETADLRGRVALLTGGRVKIGYQAGIKLLRAGAHLIVTTRFPRDSASRYAAEPDFGEWGHRLEIFGLDLRHTPSVEAFCAHLCATRDRLDFIVNNACQTVRRPPDFYQHMMDVETAALQAMPEPVRRLLGAYEGVRGYHMLPEGPSGVPAIEPGLRDAVGLTHAAQLSQVKLLDEEHAAQQALFPVGRLDQDLQQVDLRDRNSWRLQMDEVPSVELLEVQLVNAVAPFLLNARLKPLMLRTPGREKHVVNVSAVEGQFYRRFKTTRHPHTNMAKAALNMMTRTSAADYEKDGIHMNSVDTGWVTDEDPAEIAARKTAEHRFHPPLDIVDGAARIVDPIIDGVNTGRHVWGQFLKDYAPTDW from the coding sequence ATGCCTGATGTCCCGACCCCGACCGGCGCCGCCGTTCCTCCCGACTTCGCTGCCCGCGCCCGCGAGGTGGCCGACCTTCTCGAGGCGATCGCCGCCGACCGGTCGGTGCTGGCGCAGCTGCCATCCGCGGACCGGACCCGGCTGTTGCATGCCGCCGGCGAGGTCTCCCGGCCCGACGCCCTCGCCCGGCGCCGGCTGGTGAAGGCAACGCGCTCCCAGCGGAAGGCCGAGCGCACCCAGCGGTCGGAGTCGGTGCTCCAGGACACCGGGATCCGAAAGGGGCGGCGCGACGAGGTGTTCGTCACCCCGCGCCTCTTCGCCCCCGCCGGCTTCGTGCAGGAGACGGTGGAGGAGGAGCCCGACCTGCTCCACGCGCACGAGACGCTCAACTGCTACGTCTGCAAGCGCGACTACACCGAGCTCCATCACTTCTACGACCAGCTCTGCCCCGCCTGCGCCGCGTTCAACTTCGCCAAGCGCACCGAGACGGCCGACCTGCGCGGCCGGGTGGCGCTGCTCACCGGCGGCCGCGTCAAGATCGGCTACCAGGCCGGCATCAAGCTGCTGCGCGCCGGCGCGCACCTCATCGTCACCACCCGGTTCCCGCGGGACTCGGCCTCCCGCTACGCCGCCGAGCCGGACTTCGGGGAGTGGGGCCACCGGCTCGAGATCTTCGGGCTGGACCTCCGTCACACGCCGAGTGTGGAGGCGTTCTGCGCGCACCTCTGCGCCACGCGCGACCGGCTCGACTTCATCGTGAACAACGCCTGCCAGACCGTGCGCCGGCCCCCCGACTTCTACCAGCACATGATGGATGTCGAGACGGCGGCGCTGCAGGCGATGCCAGAGCCGGTGCGCCGCCTGCTCGGTGCGTACGAAGGTGTGCGCGGATACCACATGCTGCCCGAGGGCCCGTCGGGCGTGCCGGCCATCGAGCCGGGGCTGCGCGACGCGGTGGGCCTCACGCACGCCGCGCAGCTGTCGCAGGTGAAGCTGCTGGACGAGGAACATGCGGCGCAGCAGGCGCTCTTCCCGGTCGGCCGGCTGGACCAGGACCTGCAGCAGGTGGACCTGCGCGACCGGAACTCCTGGCGCCTGCAGATGGACGAGGTGCCGTCGGTGGAGCTGCTCGAGGTGCAGCTCGTGAACGCCGTCGCGCCGTTCCTGCTCAACGCGCGCCTCAAGCCGCTGATGCTGCGCACCCCCGGCCGCGAGAAGCACGTGGTGAACGTCTCGGCGGTGGAGGGGCAGTTCTACCGGCGCTTCAAGACCACGCGCCATCCGCACACCAACATGGCCAAGGCGGCGCTCAACATGATGACGCGCACCTCGGCCGCCGACTACGAGAAGGACGGCATCCACATGAACAGCGTGGACACCGGCTGGGTGACCGACGAGGATCCGGCGGAGATCGCGGCCCGGAAGACCGCCGAGCACCGCTTCCATCCCCCGCTGGACATCGTGGATGGCGCGGCGCGCATCGTCGACCCGATCATCGACGGCGTGAACACCGGCCGGCACGTGTGGGGCCAGTTCCTCAAGGACTACGCGCCGACCGACTGGTAG
- a CDS encoding aminotransferase class V-fold PLP-dependent enzyme: MTTRRGFLTAAAALAAAPAFSSRAFAQLTRARDLAGSRTAVDLADDEAFWFEIQRAFEVDRTWVNLNNGGVSPAPSMVIEQMIRDIRYSNEIPVDHMWRHLQPRMESVRRELATEFGCDPEEMAITRNASEALETMIFGLDLKRGDEVIISTQNYGRMINAWEQRVRREGIVLKRVQFAVPVARDEDVVAAFAAAITPRTKVIEVTHITNLTGQILPVRKIVDMARPKGIEVFVDGAHAFAHFPFTREELGVDYYGTSLHKWLYAPIGTGFLHVRKDRQRALWPLMAGNPGQDNDIRKYEEIGTHPQANFNAIAAAIVFHRGIGADRKIARMRWLRDRWAKRLLAEGNGRVKVLTPLDSPNGGGIGFFNVDGLDPVKLGGWLYSRHNIVTTPIVHEKEFMGIRVTPNVYTTPSEVDVFAEKVLVAMKQGIA; this comes from the coding sequence ATGACCACCCGTCGTGGCTTCCTCACCGCCGCCGCAGCCCTCGCGGCCGCTCCCGCGTTCAGTTCCCGTGCCTTTGCGCAGCTGACCCGCGCCCGGGACCTGGCCGGCTCCCGCACCGCCGTGGACCTGGCCGACGACGAGGCGTTCTGGTTCGAGATCCAGCGCGCCTTCGAGGTGGACCGCACCTGGGTGAACCTCAACAACGGTGGGGTGAGCCCCGCGCCGTCGATGGTCATCGAGCAGATGATCCGCGACATCCGCTACAGCAACGAGATCCCCGTGGACCACATGTGGCGGCACCTCCAGCCCCGCATGGAGAGCGTGCGCCGCGAGCTCGCCACCGAGTTCGGCTGCGACCCCGAGGAGATGGCCATCACGCGCAACGCCTCCGAGGCGCTCGAGACGATGATCTTCGGCCTCGACCTGAAGCGCGGCGACGAGGTGATCATCAGCACGCAGAACTACGGCCGCATGATCAACGCCTGGGAGCAGCGGGTGCGGCGCGAGGGGATCGTGCTCAAGCGGGTGCAGTTCGCCGTGCCGGTGGCGCGTGACGAGGACGTGGTGGCCGCCTTCGCCGCCGCCATCACCCCGCGCACGAAGGTGATCGAGGTCACGCACATCACGAACCTGACCGGCCAGATCCTGCCGGTGCGGAAGATCGTGGACATGGCGCGGCCGAAGGGGATCGAAGTGTTCGTGGACGGGGCGCACGCCTTCGCCCACTTCCCGTTCACGCGCGAGGAGCTGGGGGTGGACTACTACGGCACCAGCCTCCACAAGTGGCTGTACGCGCCCATCGGCACCGGCTTCCTGCACGTGCGCAAGGATCGCCAGCGTGCGCTCTGGCCGCTGATGGCCGGCAACCCGGGCCAGGACAACGACATCCGCAAGTACGAGGAGATCGGCACCCACCCGCAGGCGAACTTCAACGCGATCGCGGCGGCGATCGTCTTCCACCGCGGCATCGGCGCCGATCGCAAGATTGCCCGCATGCGCTGGCTGCGTGACCGCTGGGCGAAGCGGCTGCTGGCGGAGGGGAACGGGCGGGTGAAGGTGCTCACCCCGCTCGACTCCCCGAACGGCGGCGGCATCGGCTTCTTCAACGTGGACGGGCTGGACCCGGTGAAGCTGGGCGGGTGGCTCTACAGCCGGCACAACATCGTCACCACGCCGATCGTGCACGAGAAGGAGTTCATGGGCATCCGCGTCACGCCGAACGTCTACACCACGCCGAGCGAGGTGGATGTCTTCGCCGAGAAGGTGCTGGTGGCGATGAAGCAGGGCATCGCGTAG